In a genomic window of Flavobacterium sp. KACC 22761:
- a CDS encoding DoxX family protein gives MNGNLLLRIAVAIILLTHSVFGMFNNGINDFGNLYLNQIGFAPFGVFLAWSIKLSHMIAAILLLLNKYIKLAGFVTIFVLIMGIILVHFQEGWFVVGGGRNGVEYNFLLIVVLLAIMFPNGFKKVESN, from the coding sequence ATGAACGGAAATTTACTTCTAAGAATTGCAGTTGCTATTATTTTATTGACTCATTCTGTTTTTGGTATGTTCAATAACGGAATCAACGATTTTGGGAATTTATATTTGAACCAAATTGGCTTTGCTCCTTTTGGCGTTTTCCTAGCTTGGAGCATTAAACTCTCGCATATGATTGCTGCAATACTTTTACTTTTGAATAAATACATTAAGCTTGCTGGTTTTGTAACCATTTTTGTTTTAATAATGGGAATTATTCTGGTTCATTTTCAAGAAGGCTGGTTCGTTGTTGGTGGCGGAAGAAACGGTGTTGAGTACAACTTTTTATTAATTGTTGTTTTATTAGCGATTATGTTTCCAAATGGTTTTAAAAAAGTAGAATCTAATTAA
- a CDS encoding DUF3667 domain-containing protein, translating into MSPYFYYCSNCGQPAATHKINIHFLWHDIQHGLLHFDKGITYSLKQLFTRPGHTVREFIEGKRVRHFKPLSLVVVLATLYGVLYHYFHINTFPDPGDKTLDYNEFNEWVAIHFSWVTIATIPIYTIGTYIVFRKQGYNFVKFFVLNTFKASQRLFVQILTFPILLYLNGTPEIRKFSSVTYFIGLVLIFWTNIQFFNKMSKWKAFYLSILSHLIFLVCFFVIACIILIISGKVPD; encoded by the coding sequence TTGTCACCATACTTTTACTATTGCAGCAACTGCGGACAACCTGCAGCAACTCATAAAATAAACATTCATTTTTTATGGCATGATATTCAGCACGGGTTGCTGCATTTTGATAAAGGAATAACGTATTCGTTAAAACAGCTTTTTACAAGACCAGGACATACTGTTCGTGAATTTATTGAAGGAAAACGTGTCAGGCATTTTAAACCGCTTTCATTAGTTGTGGTTTTGGCAACGCTTTATGGCGTACTTTATCATTATTTCCATATCAATACGTTTCCAGATCCGGGAGATAAAACGTTAGATTACAATGAATTCAACGAATGGGTTGCGATACATTTTTCATGGGTTACGATTGCTACAATTCCAATTTACACCATTGGAACTTATATTGTTTTTAGAAAACAGGGATATAATTTTGTTAAATTTTTTGTATTGAATACTTTTAAGGCTTCACAAAGGCTTTTTGTTCAAATATTGACTTTTCCAATATTGCTTTATTTAAATGGAACGCCTGAAATTCGAAAATTTTCATCAGTAACTTACTTTATTGGACTAGTGCTTATATTCTGGACAAATATTCAATTCTTTAATAAAATGTCGAAGTGGAAAGCTTTCTATTTGAGCATTCTAAGTCATCTTATTTTTTTAGTTTGCTTTTTCGTCATTGCCTGTATAATATTAATAATTTCAGGAAAAGTTCCGGATTAA
- the ccsA gene encoding cytochrome c biogenesis protein CcsA has translation MDKKIFSFLFSTRLMAVLFLTFAIAMGVGTFIESKYNTDTARILIYNTWWFEAIMVVFMLNFLGNIKRYQLLKKEKWATLLLHIAFIFILLGAFITRYISYEGMMPIREGAAENQIYSDKTFITVFADGEYKGEPRRRVFDKNLLLSPVTNNDFTLSGQFDETPFEVSYVNYIMGAKETIKPDPKGTLYLKLVEAGAGGREEHFLKEGEVQNIHNVLFALNKQTEGAININTTGEKYTIQTPFEGKFMRMADKLQGDVTKDNVQPLMMRSLYSIGDIRIVFPDPAIKGVVDYESSNDFKAKSHTDALFVKIKADGQEKQVRLLGSKGSVGEAQTVKIGKIEYSLFFGSKAYILPFKVRLNDFIADKYPGTEKSYSAFKSKVTVQDSTETFDADIFMNHVLDYKGYRFFQSSFDPDEKGTVLSVNHDFWGTNITYFGYFLLYIGLMAIMFTKHSRFGDLKRKLETVKKKKEKLITILVLMIGLSGFAQQNPHVHSHEHDHNHTTDPNDHANHVVAPPSQKQLDSLLTIYKAQEAHAAKFGRLIIQDAGGRMKPINTFSSELLRKVSHNDTYNGMNSDQVFLSMTQYAQVWIQIPLIYIKSGNDSIRKIIGIEKEAKYAPFVKFFDENGNYKLSPYLDDAYKAGNPNQFEKDFIETDKKVNLMESALSGSILKIFPIPNDPNNKWVSFLERENSGFKGMDSTYVKQILPLYFSALNNGSISKNWDTADQLVESINGFQKKFGAKVRPSEQKIDAEIAYNKYDVLQKLPYWYLTAAILMFAFTILNIFFEKKWIRITVNAFHVIVGLLFAIHTLGLIARWYISGHAPWSNAYEAIVYVAWSTMFFGLAFDRKSKLTVASSAFVTAMILMAAYMNWIDPEIANLQPVLNSYWLMIHVAVIVGSYGPTALGMILGFVALLLIFFTTEKNKAKMELNIKEITYINEMSLTIGLIMLTIGNFLGGQWANESWGRYWGWDPKETWALISIMIYAFVIHARFVPALRGKWFFNLMSMYAFISILFTYYGVNFHLVGLHSYASGEAHSLSWVYYCFATISVIGALTYPKYRKYYKSKKVKKK, from the coding sequence ATGGATAAAAAAATATTCTCTTTTTTGTTTTCTACACGCTTAATGGCCGTTCTTTTTTTAACATTTGCAATTGCAATGGGAGTTGGAACTTTTATCGAAAGCAAATACAACACAGATACAGCCAGAATCTTAATTTACAATACTTGGTGGTTTGAGGCGATAATGGTCGTTTTTATGCTAAATTTCCTTGGAAATATAAAACGCTACCAATTGCTTAAAAAAGAAAAATGGGCGACTTTATTGCTTCACATTGCTTTTATTTTTATCCTTCTTGGAGCTTTTATAACACGTTATATTAGTTATGAAGGAATGATGCCAATTCGCGAAGGCGCAGCAGAAAATCAAATTTATTCAGACAAAACTTTTATTACTGTTTTTGCTGATGGAGAATACAAAGGCGAACCGAGAAGAAGAGTTTTCGACAAAAATCTTTTGTTGTCGCCGGTAACTAATAATGATTTTACGCTTTCAGGTCAATTTGACGAAACTCCGTTTGAGGTTTCTTACGTGAACTATATCATGGGCGCAAAAGAAACAATAAAACCAGATCCAAAAGGAACGCTTTATTTAAAATTAGTCGAAGCTGGTGCTGGCGGACGTGAAGAGCATTTTTTGAAAGAAGGCGAAGTTCAAAATATTCATAATGTATTGTTTGCATTGAACAAACAAACTGAAGGCGCAATCAACATCAATACAACGGGAGAAAAATATACCATTCAAACGCCATTTGAAGGAAAATTTATGCGAATGGCTGATAAGTTACAAGGTGATGTAACTAAAGATAATGTACAGCCTTTGATGATGCGTTCTCTTTACAGCATTGGCGATATCCGTATTGTTTTTCCAGATCCAGCAATCAAAGGTGTTGTTGATTATGAATCAAGCAACGACTTTAAAGCAAAATCGCATACTGATGCTTTATTTGTAAAAATAAAAGCTGATGGTCAAGAAAAACAAGTACGTCTTTTAGGTTCTAAAGGAAGTGTAGGAGAGGCTCAAACGGTAAAAATTGGAAAAATTGAATATAGTTTATTCTTTGGAAGCAAGGCTTATATTTTGCCTTTCAAAGTGAGATTAAATGATTTTATTGCCGATAAATATCCTGGAACAGAAAAAAGTTATTCTGCTTTTAAAAGTAAAGTAACGGTTCAGGATTCTACTGAAACTTTTGATGCTGATATTTTTATGAATCACGTTTTAGATTATAAAGGCTATCGTTTCTTCCAATCTTCATTTGATCCAGATGAAAAGGGAACTGTTTTATCTGTAAACCATGATTTCTGGGGAACTAACATTACATATTTTGGATATTTTTTACTTTACATTGGTTTAATGGCAATCATGTTTACAAAGCATTCTCGTTTTGGAGATTTGAAGCGTAAATTGGAAACGGTTAAAAAGAAAAAAGAAAAACTGATTACGATTTTGGTTTTAATGATTGGTTTGAGCGGTTTTGCACAACAAAATCCGCATGTACATTCACATGAACACGATCATAATCATACTACAGATCCAAATGATCATGCTAATCATGTTGTAGCACCGCCAAGTCAAAAACAGTTGGATTCATTATTGACAATCTACAAAGCTCAAGAAGCTCATGCAGCTAAATTTGGACGTTTGATTATTCAAGATGCTGGAGGAAGAATGAAACCAATCAATACGTTTTCATCTGAATTGTTGCGTAAGGTAAGTCATAATGATACATATAACGGAATGAATTCTGATCAGGTATTTTTGTCTATGACGCAATATGCACAGGTCTGGATTCAAATTCCGCTTATTTATATCAAATCTGGAAATGACAGTATTCGTAAAATTATTGGTATTGAAAAAGAAGCTAAATATGCTCCATTTGTAAAATTCTTTGATGAAAACGGAAATTATAAATTATCACCATATTTAGATGATGCTTATAAAGCAGGAAATCCAAATCAGTTTGAGAAAGATTTTATCGAAACAGATAAAAAAGTAAACTTGATGGAATCTGCTTTGAGCGGAAGCATTTTGAAAATTTTCCCAATTCCAAATGATCCAAATAATAAATGGGTCTCTTTCTTAGAACGTGAAAACAGCGGTTTTAAAGGAATGGATTCTACTTATGTGAAGCAAATACTTCCTTTATATTTCAGCGCATTGAATAATGGTTCAATTTCTAAAAATTGGGATACAGCTGATCAATTGGTTGAAAGTATTAATGGTTTCCAAAAGAAATTTGGTGCAAAAGTTCGTCCAAGCGAGCAAAAAATCGATGCTGAGATTGCTTATAACAAATATGATGTTCTTCAAAAATTACCGTATTGGTATTTGACAGCAGCAATATTAATGTTCGCTTTTACAATTTTAAATATCTTTTTTGAAAAAAAATGGATTCGTATTACAGTAAATGCTTTTCATGTTATTGTGGGACTGTTATTTGCGATCCACACATTAGGATTAATAGCACGCTGGTATATTTCTGGTCATGCTCCGTGGAGTAATGCGTATGAAGCTATTGTATATGTGGCTTGGTCAACGATGTTCTTCGGATTGGCTTTTGACCGCAAATCAAAATTAACGGTGGCTTCATCTGCTTTCGTTACCGCTATGATTTTAATGGCTGCATACATGAACTGGATTGATCCAGAAATTGCAAACTTACAGCCCGTTCTTAATTCCTATTGGTTAATGATTCACGTGGCGGTTATTGTAGGTAGTTACGGTCCGACCGCATTAGGAATGATTTTAGGTTTTGTGGCCTTACTATTGATTTTCTTTACTACGGAAAAAAACAAAGCTAAAATGGAGTTGAACATTAAAGAGATTACATATATCAACGAAATGTCATTGACAATTGGTTTGATTATGTTAACGATAGGAAACTTCCTTGGCGGACAATGGGCAAATGAAAGCTGGGGACGCTACTGGGGTTGGGATCCAAAAGAAACTTGGGCTTTAATCTCGATTATGATTTATGCGTTTGTTATTCACGCTCGTTTTGTACCGGCTTTACGCGGAAAATGGTTCTTTAACTTAATGAGTATGTATGCTTTTATTTCGATTTTATTTACGTACTATGGAGTAAACTTCCACTTAGTTGGATTACACTCATATGCAAGTGGAGAAGCACATTCTTTAAGCTGGGTTTATTATTGTTTTGCAACAATTTCTGTAATTGGAGCGTTAACATATCCAAAATACCGTAAATATTACAAAAGCAAAAAAGTAAAAAAGAAATAA
- a CDS encoding glycoside hydrolase family 28 protein encodes MKTKTIHLVLSLSLFALAVTNKTVAQNSKSTSFYKDIEFKMAKVQEPIIPKNTVNLKDFGAVSGGYVLNTKAFADAIDALSKKGGGKLIIPPGIWLTGPIILKSNIELHAETGSLIKFSTDKKLYPIIETSFEGLNTWRCISPIYGKNLENVAFTGNGVWDGSGEVWRQVKKSKLTDSQWKNFVASGGVLNEKKDSWYPSETFMKAAVGADQNVRLDLKSKEQFEEIHDFLRPVMVSIQNSKRVLFDGPVFQNSPAWNIHPLMIEDLIIRNITVRNPWYSQNGDGLDVESCKNVLVENSSFDVGDDAICIKSGKDKDGRDRGIPCENIIVKNNIVYHGHGGVTVGSEMSGGVKNLHVSNCTFMGTDVGLRFKSTRGRGGIVENIFISNIYMTYIPSQAISFDLYYGGKSIAETLAEGGTQVKNKMMPVNEETPQFKNISIKNITIAGAYQAVFLQGLPEMNLENIEISNLTAKAENGFSIIDANGIKISNAKLDIQKPTIFEIYNVRNMSFKNIEFNSKSEKAISINGEVSQNIEFAKNSNTDLSKNITIGETVPKGAVKF; translated from the coding sequence ATGAAAACCAAAACCATTCATCTTGTTCTTTCGCTTTCACTTTTCGCATTAGCCGTAACAAACAAAACTGTTGCTCAAAATTCAAAATCTACTTCTTTTTATAAGGATATTGAATTTAAAATGGCTAAAGTTCAAGAACCAATAATTCCTAAAAATACAGTAAACTTAAAAGATTTTGGTGCAGTAAGCGGTGGTTATGTTTTAAATACAAAGGCTTTCGCCGATGCGATTGACGCTCTTTCAAAAAAAGGTGGCGGAAAATTGATAATTCCACCTGGAATTTGGCTCACAGGTCCGATAATTTTAAAAAGCAATATCGAATTACATGCTGAAACTGGCTCTTTAATCAAATTTTCAACGGATAAAAAACTTTACCCAATTATTGAAACCAGTTTTGAAGGATTAAATACTTGGCGTTGCATCTCTCCTATTTATGGGAAAAATTTGGAGAATGTCGCTTTTACAGGAAATGGCGTTTGGGACGGTTCTGGTGAAGTTTGGAGGCAGGTAAAAAAGAGCAAACTAACAGATAGTCAATGGAAAAATTTTGTGGCTTCGGGCGGTGTTTTAAATGAGAAAAAAGACAGTTGGTATCCGTCTGAAACTTTTATGAAAGCAGCTGTAGGAGCTGATCAAAATGTAAGACTTGATTTAAAATCGAAAGAGCAATTTGAAGAAATTCATGATTTTCTTCGTCCTGTAATGGTAAGCATTCAAAACAGCAAAAGAGTTTTATTTGATGGTCCGGTTTTTCAAAATTCTCCAGCTTGGAACATTCATCCACTAATGATTGAGGATTTGATTATCCGAAATATTACCGTTAGAAATCCGTGGTATTCTCAAAACGGCGACGGACTCGATGTAGAATCATGCAAAAATGTTTTGGTCGAAAATTCGAGTTTTGATGTTGGTGATGATGCAATCTGTATTAAATCAGGAAAAGACAAAGATGGTCGTGATCGCGGTATTCCTTGCGAAAATATAATCGTAAAAAACAATATCGTTTATCACGGTCATGGTGGTGTAACGGTTGGAAGTGAAATGTCTGGAGGCGTTAAAAATCTGCATGTTTCAAACTGTACTTTTATGGGAACTGATGTTGGTTTGCGATTCAAAAGTACGCGTGGTCGTGGCGGCATTGTTGAAAACATCTTTATTTCGAATATTTATATGACCTACATTCCTTCTCAAGCTATTTCTTTTGATTTATATTATGGAGGAAAATCAATCGCTGAAACATTAGCCGAAGGTGGCACTCAAGTGAAAAACAAAATGATGCCTGTAAATGAAGAAACGCCTCAATTCAAAAATATTTCGATCAAAAACATCACTATTGCTGGAGCTTATCAAGCCGTTTTTCTCCAAGGTTTGCCGGAAATGAATCTTGAAAATATTGAAATTTCAAATTTGACGGCAAAAGCTGAAAATGGTTTTTCAATTATTGATGCAAACGGAATCAAAATCAGCAACGCAAAATTAGACATTCAAAAACCTACTATTTTTGAAATTTACAACGTAAGAAATATGTCTTTTAAAAATATTGAATTCAATTCAAAATCAGAAAAAGCGATTTCAATTAATGGAGAAGTAAGCCAAAATATAGAGTTTGCAAAAAATTCAAATACTGATTTATCTAAGAATATCACTATCGGTGAAACGGTTCCTAAAGGTGCCGTGAAATTTTAA
- a CDS encoding Rossmann-like and DUF2520 domain-containing protein → MIRLSIIGSGNVAQHLIKAFAKSEAIEIVQIFSRKKEALLSLIDENKIVTDLSQLKSADLYIIAVSDNAILEVSHQLPFQNKLVVHTSGAAPLNALDSKNRRGVFYPLQTFSKNKAVDFSVIPMCLEAENSSDFELLEKTAKTISNAVFAINSEQRKALHVAAVFVNNFTNHLYQIGKEICDEHQVPFEVLKPLIQETAEKINILDPIDAQTGPAKRNDTNTIEAHLAFLTNENQKNIYNILTQSIQNNGKKL, encoded by the coding sequence ATGATTCGACTCTCAATAATTGGTTCCGGAAATGTTGCACAGCATTTAATTAAAGCTTTCGCCAAAAGTGAGGCTATCGAAATTGTGCAAATATTTTCTAGAAAAAAAGAAGCCCTGCTTTCTCTTATTGATGAAAATAAAATCGTAACTGATTTGAGCCAATTAAAATCGGCTGATTTATATATTATTGCTGTTTCAGACAATGCAATTCTCGAAGTTTCACACCAATTGCCTTTTCAAAACAAACTTGTAGTCCATACTTCTGGCGCTGCGCCGTTAAATGCCTTGGATTCTAAAAACAGACGAGGCGTTTTTTATCCGCTTCAAACTTTTTCTAAAAATAAAGCTGTAGATTTTTCAGTTATTCCGATGTGCTTGGAAGCCGAAAATAGTTCCGATTTTGAACTTTTGGAAAAAACAGCGAAAACTATTTCAAATGCCGTTTTTGCAATAAATTCGGAACAAAGAAAAGCTTTGCATGTTGCAGCCGTTTTTGTGAATAATTTTACGAATCATTTATATCAAATTGGAAAAGAAATTTGTGATGAACATCAAGTTCCATTTGAAGTTTTGAAACCTTTGATTCAGGAAACTGCTGAAAAAATCAATATTCTAGATCCAATTGATGCACAAACTGGTCCAGCAAAACGAAATGACACGAATACTATAGAAGCACATTTGGCGTTTTTAACCAACGAAAATCAAAAAAACATTTATAATATACTCACACAATCTATACAAAATAATGGCAAAAAGTTATAA
- a CDS encoding HAD-IIIA family hydrolase: protein MAKSYKEIMNDITTFVFDVDGVLTDSSVFVTNEGEMLRTMNIRDGYAMKAAIESGYHVCIISGGSNEGVRIRLNNLGVKDVYLGTPDKVQTFNDYTNANNIKPEQVLYMGDDIPDFHVMKLVGLPTCPQDASPEIKHICRYISHVKGGRGAARDVIEQVMKVQGKWMEYFNGKHD, encoded by the coding sequence ATGGCAAAAAGTTATAAAGAAATAATGAATGACATCACAACATTTGTTTTTGATGTTGATGGCGTACTTACAGACAGTTCTGTTTTTGTAACCAATGAAGGCGAAATGCTTCGTACAATGAACATTCGCGATGGTTATGCAATGAAGGCTGCTATTGAGAGCGGTTACCATGTGTGCATTATTTCTGGCGGAAGCAATGAAGGCGTTCGTATTCGTTTAAATAATCTAGGTGTTAAAGATGTTTATTTAGGGACTCCTGACAAGGTGCAGACTTTTAACGATTATACTAATGCAAACAATATAAAACCTGAACAAGTATTATATATGGGTGATGATATTCCGGATTTTCATGTAATGAAATTAGTTGGTTTGCCAACTTGTCCTCAAGACGCAAGCCCAGAAATTAAACACATTTGCCGTTATATTTCGCACGTAAAAGGCGGGCGTGGTGCTGCACGTGACGTAATCGAACAAGTGATGAAAGTGCAAGGAAAATGGATGGAATACTTTAATGGAAAACACGATTAA
- a CDS encoding geranylgeranylglycerol-phosphate geranylgeranyltransferase, with the protein MKYLKLVRYQNLLMLAFMQVLFRYAFLKQQNIPLALADWQYGLLVLSTVLLAAAGYVINDIFDVATDSINKPNKVIIGKEISEARAYNLYIGLNITGVAIGFYLSNVILRPSFATIFILIASLLYFYSTSLKQIMILGNFIVALLLALSVIIIGIFDLFPATNAENQAQMASMFSILIDYALFAFMINFVREIVKDIEDVNGDYNQGMNTLPIAIGNSRAAKIALGFAIVPFILSLLYINEYFMHNKLYIATLYGFATVLAPLLYFIVKIFTAKTQKEFHHLSTVLKLILFFGILSILVITLNIKYNA; encoded by the coding sequence ATGAAATACTTAAAATTAGTTCGATACCAAAACCTACTGATGCTTGCATTTATGCAGGTTTTATTTCGTTATGCCTTTTTAAAACAGCAAAATATTCCGCTAGCTTTGGCCGACTGGCAATACGGATTATTGGTTTTAAGCACTGTTTTATTGGCAGCAGCAGGATATGTCATCAACGATATTTTTGATGTAGCAACCGATTCAATCAACAAACCAAATAAAGTTATTATTGGCAAAGAAATTTCTGAAGCCAGAGCTTATAATCTTTACATTGGCTTGAATATTACTGGAGTTGCAATTGGATTTTATTTGTCGAATGTAATTTTGAGGCCAAGTTTTGCGACGATTTTTATTCTGATTGCTTCATTGCTTTACTTTTACTCTACTAGTTTAAAACAAATAATGATTTTGGGCAATTTTATTGTAGCCTTGCTTTTGGCTTTGAGCGTAATTATTATCGGAATTTTTGATTTGTTTCCGGCAACAAATGCAGAAAATCAAGCGCAAATGGCAAGTATGTTTTCTATTTTAATCGATTATGCTCTTTTTGCTTTTATGATAAATTTCGTGAGAGAAATAGTTAAAGATATTGAAGATGTAAATGGTGATTACAATCAAGGAATGAATACTTTACCAATTGCAATTGGCAATAGTAGAGCTGCTAAAATTGCTTTAGGATTTGCTATAGTTCCGTTTATTTTATCGTTGCTTTATATTAATGAATACTTCATGCACAATAAGCTTTATATTGCCACTTTATACGGTTTTGCTACTGTACTCGCACCTTTATTATACTTTATTGTCAAAATATTCACAGCAAAAACACAAAAGGAATTTCATCATTTGAGCACCGTTTTAAAACTGATTTTGTTTTTCGGAATTTTATCAATTCTTGTAATAACGCTAAATATTAAGTACAATGCTTAA
- a CDS encoding Maf-like protein has translation MLKEKLKKYTLILASGSPRRQQFFKDLDLDFEIRLKDVEEIYPPELKAVEITDFLSELKAKAFEGELKENEILVTSDTIVWHKNKALGKPKNAEEAFEMIKSMSNATHEVITSVCFKTASSSTLLHDITKVTFNELSDEAILYYIENYKPYDKAGAYGIQEWFGFMAVAKVEGSYTNVMGLPTAKVYEYLSTLV, from the coding sequence ATGCTTAAAGAAAAACTCAAAAAATATACTTTGATTCTGGCTTCAGGATCGCCAAGAAGACAGCAATTTTTCAAGGATTTAGATTTGGATTTCGAAATTCGCTTAAAAGATGTTGAAGAAATTTATCCGCCAGAATTGAAAGCGGTTGAAATCACCGATTTTTTATCAGAATTAAAAGCAAAAGCTTTTGAAGGTGAATTAAAAGAAAATGAAATTTTAGTAACCAGCGATACCATTGTTTGGCACAAAAACAAAGCTTTAGGAAAACCAAAAAATGCCGAAGAAGCTTTTGAAATGATCAAATCAATGTCAAATGCAACCCACGAAGTGATTACATCGGTTTGTTTTAAAACCGCCTCTTCTTCTACTCTGTTGCACGATATCACAAAAGTTACCTTCAATGAATTATCAGACGAAGCCATTTTGTATTACATCGAAAATTACAAACCTTATGACAAAGCTGGTGCTTATGGCATTCAGGAATGGTTTGGGTTTATGGCAGTAGCAAAAGTTGAAGGTTCTTATACGAACGTTATGGGACTGCCGACTGCTAAAGTTTATGAATATTTGAGTACTTTAGTATAA
- a CDS encoding mechanosensitive ion channel domain-containing protein → MFSFKEYSQEILATIILLLVLVALRIIVAKLIRRYASSSQLLEHRTNLVIKYVHILMNILVAICLIVIWGVDTKDIFFYVSSIATVIGVAMFAQWSILSNITSGIILFFSFPFRIGDTIKIHDKDFPIEAEIEDISAFHVNLKTKEGERIIFPNNLLLQKGISIMPAHYEDKEFFD, encoded by the coding sequence ATGTTTTCTTTTAAAGAATATAGCCAGGAAATACTCGCCACCATAATATTGCTACTAGTTTTAGTAGCGCTTCGAATTATTGTTGCCAAATTAATTAGACGTTACGCCAGCAGCAGTCAATTGTTAGAACATAGAACAAACTTAGTCATAAAATATGTTCATATTTTAATGAATATATTGGTAGCGATTTGCTTGATCGTGATTTGGGGAGTTGATACTAAAGATATTTTTTTCTATGTTTCATCAATTGCAACTGTAATTGGCGTGGCAATGTTTGCGCAATGGTCTATTTTGAGCAACATTACTTCTGGAATTATTTTGTTTTTTTCATTTCCTTTTAGAATCGGCGATACAATAAAAATCCACGATAAAGATTTTCCCATTGAGGCCGAAATCGAAGACATTAGTGCCTTTCATGTCAATTTAAAAACAAAAGAAGGCGAACGAATTATTTTTCCAAACAACCTTTTACTCCAAAAAGGAATTTCGATCATGCCCGCCCACTACGAAGACAAAGAGTTTTTTGACTAA
- a CDS encoding AI-2E family transporter, with protein sequence MTQPIKLPFYAKLACILITLISFAYIFCIAKDVITPVLMAFLFAVLLLPIFTFLNKKLRFPRHLAAIICVLVFAAFIVGILVFISFEVRDMANDFETIKKNANAFISDLHRFIKDNFNVSIGEQKKYIDNVTKDSVKNGNATISSALISITDLLLDCTIIPIYTFLFLIYKDHFILFLAKLINKDNHLALRDILSQIRVSINNYIVGLLLEMTTVAILTSLGLWIIGVKYFILLGLITGILNLIPYIGIFIAGIITVLASLTGTGETSIILGILVVNIIVQFIDNNLLVPLIINSKVEINAFVSIIGIIIGGAGAGISGMFLAIPLLAILKIIFDRIESMESWGYLMGNHVPRKFTWRVRKQKVVS encoded by the coding sequence ATGACTCAACCTATAAAATTGCCTTTTTATGCAAAACTTGCTTGCATATTAATAACTTTAATTTCGTTTGCTTATATATTTTGTATTGCAAAAGATGTTATCACTCCAGTGTTAATGGCATTTTTGTTTGCAGTTTTATTATTGCCGATATTTACCTTTTTAAATAAAAAATTAAGGTTTCCTAGACATCTGGCTGCCATAATATGCGTTTTGGTTTTTGCTGCTTTTATTGTAGGGATTTTAGTTTTTATTTCATTCGAAGTTAGAGATATGGCTAATGATTTTGAAACTATCAAAAAAAATGCAAACGCTTTTATATCTGATCTTCATCGATTTATTAAAGACAATTTCAATGTAAGTATTGGCGAACAAAAAAAATACATTGACAATGTTACTAAAGATTCTGTTAAAAATGGAAATGCAACAATCAGTTCGGCTCTAATTTCGATTACAGATTTATTGTTAGACTGCACAATTATTCCAATTTATACTTTCTTATTTTTAATTTATAAAGACCATTTTATTCTTTTTTTAGCTAAATTAATCAACAAAGACAACCATTTAGCATTAAGAGATATTTTGTCTCAAATTAGAGTATCTATCAATAATTATATTGTCGGGCTTCTCTTAGAAATGACCACAGTAGCTATTTTAACCAGTTTAGGACTTTGGATTATTGGTGTAAAATATTTTATTTTATTAGGATTGATAACTGGAATTTTAAATCTTATTCCGTACATCGGGATATTTATTGCTGGAATAATTACAGTTTTAGCTTCGTTGACAGGAACAGGAGAAACTTCAATCATTTTAGGTATTTTGGTTGTCAATATCATTGTTCAATTTATTGACAATAATTTATTAGTTCCTTTGATAATTAATTCTAAAGTTGAAATCAACGCATTTGTTTCTATTATCGGAATTATAATTGGCGGTGCAGGCGCTGGAATTTCAGGAATGTTCTTGGCCATTCCGCTTTTGGCCATTTTAAAAATTATTTTTGACCGAATTGAATCGATGGAATCTTGGGGTTATTTAATGGGCAATCATGTACCCAGAAAATTTACATGGCGTGTTAGAAAACAAAAAGTTGTCAGTTAA